In Brevundimonas subvibrioides, a genomic segment contains:
- a CDS encoding beta-ketoacyl-ACP synthase III: protein MSSGLLRDVFITGTGVFLPGDPVGVDTMEDFIGRIGGRSSAVGRRALRWNGVETRHYALTPDGRPLHSNASMTAAATKAALENAGLSIGQLGHLATATTQGDYIVPGHASAVHAELGAGPIEIASYQSVCASALMAAKGAWLQVLAGEAEVAASAAGEFSSRWFRPEFYEGTSLVDAKGRARVEADFLRFTLSDGAGAVVMEPRPRPDGLSLKVEWIDLTSLAGRFDPCMWAGSTFADRADMTSAWSHAGPVAAHAAGSVALVQDFELLKIVIRAWIGVWLEKVDSGRIVPDAVDHLLCHYSARSLRDEIVSVLKSTAAMIPEEKWFSNLPSVGNIGAASIWVMLDEFMRSGRARTGEKVLLIVPESGRAMVGFMMCEVV, encoded by the coding sequence ATGTCTTCAGGCCTGCTCCGCGACGTCTTTATCACCGGAACCGGGGTTTTCCTGCCCGGTGATCCCGTTGGTGTGGACACGATGGAGGATTTCATCGGCCGCATCGGCGGGCGCAGCTCGGCCGTGGGTCGCCGGGCGCTGCGGTGGAACGGGGTCGAGACGCGCCACTATGCCCTGACGCCCGACGGCCGGCCGCTGCACTCCAACGCCTCGATGACGGCGGCGGCGACGAAGGCCGCGCTGGAGAACGCGGGCCTGTCGATCGGCCAGCTGGGTCACCTCGCCACGGCCACCACCCAGGGCGACTATATCGTCCCCGGCCACGCCAGCGCGGTGCATGCGGAACTCGGTGCCGGACCGATCGAGATCGCCAGCTACCAGTCCGTCTGCGCCTCCGCCCTGATGGCGGCCAAGGGGGCATGGCTGCAGGTCCTGGCCGGAGAGGCCGAGGTCGCGGCCTCGGCGGCGGGGGAATTCAGCTCTCGCTGGTTCCGGCCGGAATTCTATGAGGGCACGTCGCTGGTCGATGCCAAGGGTCGGGCGCGGGTCGAGGCGGACTTCCTGCGGTTCACCCTGTCGGACGGCGCGGGGGCGGTGGTCATGGAGCCGAGGCCCCGACCGGACGGCCTGTCGCTGAAGGTCGAGTGGATCGACCTTACCTCGCTGGCCGGACGATTCGACCCCTGTATGTGGGCCGGCTCGACCTTTGCGGACCGGGCGGACATGACGAGCGCCTGGAGCCACGCCGGGCCGGTCGCGGCGCATGCGGCGGGGTCGGTGGCCCTCGTGCAGGATTTCGAGCTGCTGAAGATCGTCATCCGGGCCTGGATCGGGGTCTGGCTGGAAAAGGTCGATTCCGGCCGGATCGTCCCGGACGCCGTGGATCACCTGCTGTGCCACTACTCGGCGCGGTCGCTGCGGGACGAGATCGTGTCGGTGCTGAAGAGCACCGCCGCCATGATACCGGAGGAAAAGTGGTTTTCGAACCTGCCGAGCGTCGGCAACATCGGCGCGGCCTCGATCTGGGTCATGCTGGATGAGTTCATGAGGTCGGGACGGGCAAGGACCGGCGAGAAGGTCCTGTTGATCGTGCCGGAGAGCGGGCGGGCCATGGTCGGGTTCATGATGTGCGAGGTGGTGTGA
- a CDS encoding CarD family transcriptional regulator, producing the protein MTTKSVLEFKVGDAVVYPAHGVGKVAAVEVQEVAGMSLEVYVVTFDHEKMTLRVPTRKAKTAGLRSLASEDVVTKALTTLKGRARIKRTMWSRRAQEYEAKINSGDLVCIAEVVRDLHRADSQPEQSYSERQLYESALDRMAREVAAANRIDKDAAVQLLSKSLSAKKANAPVAEVVDEDAEAEAA; encoded by the coding sequence ATGACCACCAAGAGCGTTCTGGAATTCAAGGTTGGCGACGCGGTCGTCTATCCGGCGCACGGCGTCGGCAAGGTCGCGGCCGTCGAGGTCCAGGAAGTCGCCGGCATGTCGCTGGAGGTCTATGTCGTGACCTTCGACCACGAGAAGATGACCCTGCGTGTCCCGACCCGGAAGGCCAAGACGGCCGGCCTGCGGTCGCTGGCGTCGGAAGACGTGGTGACCAAGGCCCTGACGACGCTGAAGGGCCGCGCCCGCATCAAGCGCACGATGTGGAGCCGCCGCGCGCAGGAATACGAAGCCAAGATCAACTCCGGCGACCTGGTCTGCATCGCCGAGGTCGTTCGCGACCTTCACCGGGCCGATTCGCAGCCGGAACAGTCGTATTCGGAGCGTCAGCTCTATGAATCGGCGCTGGACCGGATGGCCCGCGAGGTCGCCGCCGCCAACCGCATCGACAAGGACGCCGCCGTCCAGCTGCTGTCCAAGTCGCTGAGCGCCAAGAAGGCCAATGCCCCCGTCGCCGAAGTGGTCGACGAGGACGCGGAAGCCGAAGCGGCCTGA
- a CDS encoding FAD-binding domain-containing protein produces the protein MSDPLDRFPPTRAAGLRRLADFMPHAGEAYGMGRNTDAGPEGRQAVSGLSPWLRHRLVTEHEVIASVLEHHDPRSARRFIQEVLWRTYWKGWLQMNREVWTRFLIERDAPLSSDLSRAVAGAEAGATGIEGFDDWARELVRTGYLHNHARMWFASMWIFTLGLPWALGADFFLRHLLDGDPASNTLSWRWVAGLQTVGKTYLATPENIERFTDGRFRPQGLATRALPLNEAPLPVTRPLAPLTPSPPPGRSLLLVTGEDLSPESALPAGWRPEAVVIAACGDPQSSWAEAKGRFAAAAMEDTATRCAAYFDRPCVVALSQVGDAVLKMARDTETDQVVVLEAPVGPVADALVELETALTGQGIALTRLRRPWDDRLWPLATKGFFKFSERAPAALIAEGLRI, from the coding sequence ATGTCCGACCCACTTGATCGCTTTCCTCCCACGCGCGCCGCCGGCCTTCGGCGACTGGCCGACTTCATGCCGCATGCCGGAGAGGCCTATGGCATGGGGCGCAACACCGATGCCGGGCCGGAGGGACGGCAAGCGGTATCGGGCCTGTCGCCCTGGCTGCGGCACCGGCTGGTGACCGAACACGAGGTCATCGCCAGCGTGCTGGAGCACCACGATCCGCGCTCGGCCCGGCGGTTTATCCAGGAGGTGCTGTGGCGGACCTACTGGAAGGGCTGGCTGCAGATGAACCGGGAGGTCTGGACCCGTTTCCTGATCGAACGGGATGCCCCGCTTTCGTCAGACCTGAGCCGTGCGGTCGCCGGGGCCGAGGCGGGGGCGACAGGCATAGAGGGGTTTGACGACTGGGCGCGAGAGCTCGTTCGGACCGGCTATCTGCACAATCACGCGCGCATGTGGTTCGCCTCGATGTGGATCTTCACCCTGGGCCTGCCCTGGGCCCTGGGAGCAGACTTTTTCCTGCGACATCTGCTGGACGGGGATCCGGCCTCGAACACCCTGTCGTGGCGATGGGTGGCCGGCCTGCAGACCGTGGGCAAGACCTATCTGGCGACGCCGGAGAATATCGAGCGGTTCACCGATGGCCGGTTCCGCCCGCAGGGTCTGGCGACCCGCGCCCTGCCGCTGAACGAGGCCCCGCTGCCGGTGACACGGCCGCTCGCACCATTGACACCTTCGCCGCCGCCGGGCCGAAGTCTGCTGCTGGTGACGGGAGAGGACCTCAGTCCCGAGAGCGCCCTGCCGGCCGGGTGGCGACCCGAGGCCGTGGTGATCGCGGCCTGTGGCGATCCACAGTCATCCTGGGCCGAGGCGAAAGGACGGTTCGCGGCCGCTGCGATGGAGGACACAGCGACCCGCTGCGCAGCCTACTTCGACCGCCCCTGTGTCGTCGCCCTGTCACAGGTAGGCGATGCCGTGTTGAAGATGGCCCGGGACACGGAGACCGATCAGGTGGTCGTTCTGGAAGCACCCGTGGGTCCGGTCGCGGATGCCCTCGTTGAGCTCGAGACAGCCCTGACGGGACAGGGCATCGCTCTGACGCGGCTCCGCCGGCCCTGGGACGACCGGCTCTGGCCGCTGGCGACAAAAGGGTTCTTCAAGTTCAGCGAGCGCGCCCCCGCCGCCCTGATCGCCGAAGGCCTGCGGATCTGA
- the fliQ gene encoding flagellar biosynthesis protein FliQ, with product MSGAEVLDVGRDAIWLTVQLCAPVLIVGLIVGVGIGLFQALTQIQEQTLVYAPKIIAIFVSLLMFLPLMGGLLGAFMRTIAARIAGM from the coding sequence ATGAGCGGCGCAGAAGTTCTGGATGTGGGCCGCGATGCCATCTGGCTGACGGTGCAGCTGTGCGCGCCGGTCCTGATCGTGGGCTTGATCGTCGGCGTCGGCATCGGCCTGTTTCAGGCCCTGACCCAGATCCAGGAACAGACCCTGGTCTATGCGCCCAAGATCATCGCCATCTTCGTGTCCCTGCTGATGTTCCTGCCTCTGATGGGCGGGTTGCTCGGGGCCTTCATGCGCACGATCGCGGCGCGCATCGCCGGGATGTAG
- the flhB gene encoding flagellar biosynthesis protein FlhB, which yields MADDADPESKTEEASPQKLEEARKKGDVAKSADVAPALSLLGVTAVIVMGGGYFATNMAQGFLPFIAAPHSMLGGLEAGGGVEIGARVLWVVAPFMGAVMLAAILGGVGGNVAQSGLVMSAEKMKPKWDKVSPMAGFKRIFGPDGLMQFAQTLLKLIAVGVICWMVLKPHARQFETMAAMSPLTILPMARDMMIALMSAALAFLGLTAGGDFVWQKMRFAKRMRMSKEELKEEFKQSEGDPHIKAKLKQIRMQRSRQRMMQNVPKATVIVTNPTHYSVALRYEAGDAAPVCVAKGVDAVALRIREIAREHDVPIVENVPLARALYAAVDIDETIPREHFEAAAKVIGFVMKKRQPGMRRAAG from the coding sequence TTGGCTGACGACGCCGATCCAGAGTCCAAAACAGAAGAGGCGTCACCTCAGAAACTCGAGGAAGCGCGAAAAAAGGGCGACGTCGCGAAATCCGCCGACGTCGCCCCGGCCCTCAGCCTGCTGGGCGTGACCGCCGTCATCGTCATGGGTGGCGGCTACTTCGCGACCAATATGGCGCAAGGCTTCCTGCCCTTCATTGCCGCGCCCCACTCCATGCTGGGCGGGCTGGAGGCGGGCGGCGGCGTCGAGATCGGTGCCCGTGTCCTGTGGGTGGTCGCGCCCTTCATGGGGGCCGTGATGCTGGCGGCGATCCTGGGTGGGGTCGGCGGCAACGTCGCCCAGTCGGGCCTGGTCATGTCGGCAGAAAAGATGAAGCCGAAATGGGACAAGGTCAGCCCCATGGCCGGGTTCAAGCGCATCTTCGGCCCCGACGGCCTGATGCAGTTCGCCCAGACGCTGTTGAAGCTGATCGCCGTCGGCGTGATCTGCTGGATGGTGTTGAAGCCCCACGCCCGCCAGTTCGAGACCATGGCGGCCATGTCTCCCCTGACCATCCTGCCCATGGCGCGCGACATGATGATCGCGCTGATGAGCGCGGCCCTGGCCTTCCTCGGCCTGACCGCCGGGGGCGATTTCGTCTGGCAGAAAATGCGCTTCGCCAAGCGGATGCGGATGTCCAAGGAAGAGCTGAAGGAGGAGTTCAAACAGTCCGAGGGCGACCCGCACATCAAGGCCAAGCTGAAGCAGATCCGCATGCAGCGAAGCCGCCAGCGGATGATGCAGAACGTGCCCAAGGCCACGGTGATCGTGACCAACCCGACCCACTATTCCGTCGCCCTGCGCTACGAGGCCGGCGATGCCGCCCCCGTCTGCGTGGCCAAGGGTGTGGACGCAGTCGCCCTGCGCATTCGCGAGATCGCGCGCGAGCACGACGTGCCGATCGTGGAGAACGTACCGCTGGCCCGCGCCCTCTACGCTGCCGTGGACATCGACGAGACGATCCCGCGCGAGCATTTCGAAGCTGCGGCCAAGGTCATCGGCTTCGTGATGAAGAAGCGCCAGCCCGGGATGCGCCGGGCGGCGGGCTGA
- a CDS encoding YceI family protein translates to MLNRRLLVRSTVAGALALGLLGGGAVVAQSALTQNPAEVRAGAYALDSGHGKITWSVNHLGFSTYYGQFVNVKADLTIDPANPSASTLTATIPLTDVAPNDDRLKAHLQTADFFDAANHPTATFVSRSVTVDADDANEATVVGDLTMRGVTRPVTIEVQFNQAGTAMGAYKAGFDGEATIKRSEFGINYALPAVSDEVKLHIEGEFNIVE, encoded by the coding sequence ATGCTGAACCGTCGCCTGCTCGTTCGATCCACCGTCGCCGGGGCTCTCGCCCTCGGACTGCTCGGGGGCGGGGCCGTTGTCGCCCAGTCCGCCCTGACCCAGAACCCCGCCGAAGTCCGCGCCGGGGCCTATGCGCTCGATTCCGGCCACGGCAAGATCACCTGGTCGGTCAACCACCTCGGCTTCTCGACCTACTACGGTCAGTTCGTGAACGTGAAGGCGGACCTGACCATCGATCCGGCCAATCCGTCGGCCAGCACCCTGACCGCCACCATCCCCCTGACCGACGTCGCGCCGAACGACGACCGGCTGAAGGCTCACCTGCAGACCGCCGACTTCTTCGACGCCGCCAACCACCCGACCGCCACCTTCGTGTCGCGTTCGGTGACGGTGGACGCGGATGACGCCAATGAGGCCACGGTGGTCGGCGACCTGACCATGCGCGGTGTCACCCGGCCGGTGACCATTGAGGTTCAGTTCAATCAGGCCGGCACCGCCATGGGTGCCTACAAGGCCGGCTTCGACGGCGAGGCCACGATCAAGCGTTCGGAGTTCGGCATCAACTACGCCCTGCCGGCCGTGTCCGACGAGGTAAAGCTGCACATCGAAGGCGAGTTCAACATCGTCGAATAG
- the fliR gene encoding flagellar biosynthetic protein FliR translates to MDPYATADQVWAGGLIFARIGAILLSLPGIGESYVPPRIRLSLALVVSLALWPVVGNALPALPETLGGMVGWIIREVVTGLMIGTILRAFTGALATAGEIVSLQTTLSFAQTANPLQAAPGATISAFLMILGTVLVFATNTHHLFIAGLVGSYELIAPARPLVMGDFTELAIRTIGDSFMLGIQLAAPVIVFALIFNLASGLVARVMPQFQVFFAAAPLSVILGLSIFALSLGIMGTVFIDRYRALANLFVSGGGVG, encoded by the coding sequence GTGGACCCCTATGCCACCGCCGATCAGGTCTGGGCCGGCGGGCTGATCTTCGCCCGCATCGGGGCGATCCTGCTCAGCCTGCCGGGCATCGGCGAAAGCTATGTGCCGCCACGCATCCGTCTGTCGCTGGCGCTTGTGGTGTCGCTGGCCCTGTGGCCGGTGGTCGGCAACGCGCTCCCGGCCCTGCCCGAGACGCTCGGCGGCATGGTCGGCTGGATCATTCGCGAGGTCGTCACCGGCCTGATGATCGGCACCATCCTGCGGGCGTTCACCGGCGCCTTGGCCACCGCGGGCGAGATTGTCTCCCTGCAAACGACGCTCAGCTTCGCCCAGACCGCTAACCCGCTACAGGCCGCGCCGGGAGCGACCATTTCCGCCTTCCTGATGATCCTGGGCACGGTCCTGGTCTTCGCCACCAACACCCACCACCTGTTCATCGCCGGGCTGGTCGGGTCCTATGAGCTGATCGCGCCCGCCCGCCCGCTGGTCATGGGCGACTTCACGGAACTGGCCATTCGCACCATCGGCGACAGTTTCATGCTGGGGATACAACTGGCCGCGCCCGTCATCGTCTTTGCCCTGATCTTCAACCTGGCATCCGGGCTGGTCGCGCGGGTGATGCCGCAGTTCCAGGTCTTCTTCGCTGCCGCCCCGCTCAGCGTGATCCTGGGGCTGTCGATCTTCGCCCTGTCGCTGGGGATCATGGGCACGGTCTTCATCGACCGCTACCGCGCCCTGGCCAATCTGTTCGTCTCGGGAGGCGGCGTTGGCTGA
- the fdxA gene encoding ferredoxin FdxA produces the protein MTYIVTDACVKCKFMDCVEVCPVDCFYEGENFLAIAPDECIDCGVCEPECPVDAIKPDTEDEPDGKWLQINAQYARVWPNITVKGTPPADREQFERETGKFEKYFSAEPGKGS, from the coding sequence ATGACCTACATCGTCACCGACGCCTGCGTGAAATGTAAGTTCATGGACTGCGTCGAGGTCTGTCCCGTCGACTGCTTCTATGAAGGCGAGAATTTTCTGGCCATCGCGCCCGACGAATGCATCGACTGCGGCGTCTGCGAACCCGAATGCCCGGTCGATGCCATCAAGCCGGACACCGAGGACGAGCCGGACGGCAAGTGGCTGCAGATCAACGCCCAATATGCACGGGTCTGGCCCAACATCACGGTCAAGGGCACGCCGCCGGCCGATCGCGAGCAGTTCGAGCGCGAGACGGGCAAGTTCGAGAAATACTTTAGCGCCGAGCCCGGCAAGGGCTCCTGA
- a CDS encoding RNA-binding S4 domain-containing protein, with the protein MTPVESVRIDVWLWRARFAKTRSLAAALVERGAVRLTHQGRQTRLDKPSRVVHPGDEIVFAREGRITVVRVEALGERRGPPAEARALYVPIGDDPE; encoded by the coding sequence ATGACCCCGGTCGAGTCCGTCCGCATCGATGTCTGGCTGTGGCGGGCGCGGTTCGCGAAAACGCGGTCGCTGGCCGCCGCCCTGGTCGAGCGCGGCGCGGTGCGTCTGACGCATCAGGGGCGGCAGACGCGGCTGGACAAGCCCAGCCGCGTCGTCCACCCGGGCGACGAGATCGTCTTCGCCCGCGAGGGCCGGATCACGGTCGTGCGGGTCGAGGCCTTGGGCGAGCGGCGCGGCCCTCCGGCGGAGGCCCGCGCCCTCTATGTCCCGATCGGGGATGACCCCGAATAG
- the cckA gene encoding cell cycle histidine kinase CckA produces MTTTGPTRSSPPVDIALVLMVVGFTVAVAALAWPMFRTGPIATPYILLMIAVAGVALLGLFAFGRTETRKPARPDGDVAVEMLDAMAEPAALVTATGQILAFNGAWVSQNGATVALPKAQSAQALYMAFAQARSGHQGRAIVTIGAREIEVLIGQAGEGRFLVREAPEATLTTPPPTVAGNAYVAQAGEGRAMAAGAPFGSAIIGGDDLFVGHTEDANPALAVLTGPAAARDAAFGHLFDPTGVAEARERMAAGSTGPIELVARAHPDRMLHLYVAPEGDKRRVWLFDVSAQKSMELQLSQAQKMQAVGQLAGGVAHDFNNLLTAIQLQLSELLERHPVGDPSYDGLNQIRQTGIRAADLVRKLLAFSRKSTVRRERLDLGELVGEFAVLLRRLLREDVRLETDYGRDLPIVLADKSQLETAVMNLAVNARDAMRGVVEPGAGVVTIRTLRLSQEQARTLGWREAPAGHSALIEVSDTGPGVPPELLDKIFEPFFTTKAVNEGTGMGLATVYGIVQQAGGHIGVTNLDGAGAAFRIFLPAATEQELTEVAPLEIKMKAAPRDLSGNGRILFVEDEAAVRGIAAKLLRQRGYEVIEAADGEEALILAEEWAGQIDMLISDVIMPGLDGPSLLKKARQYLGDAPVMFISGYAESDFSDLLQDEVGVSFLPKPLDIKTLAERVKQELRG; encoded by the coding sequence ATGACGACAACCGGACCGACCCGTTCCAGCCCGCCGGTCGACATTGCCTTGGTCCTGATGGTGGTGGGATTCACGGTCGCCGTCGCGGCCCTGGCCTGGCCGATGTTTCGCACCGGGCCGATCGCCACGCCGTACATATTGCTCATGATTGCCGTCGCGGGCGTCGCCCTGCTGGGCCTTTTCGCCTTCGGACGGACCGAGACCCGCAAGCCGGCGCGACCCGACGGTGACGTCGCGGTCGAGATGCTGGATGCGATGGCGGAGCCGGCAGCCCTGGTCACGGCCACCGGCCAGATTCTGGCCTTCAACGGGGCCTGGGTGTCGCAGAACGGCGCGACGGTGGCCCTGCCGAAAGCCCAGTCGGCCCAGGCCCTCTACATGGCCTTTGCCCAGGCGCGCTCGGGCCATCAGGGGCGCGCTATCGTCACCATCGGCGCGCGCGAGATTGAGGTCCTGATCGGCCAGGCCGGGGAGGGTCGGTTTCTGGTTCGTGAGGCCCCCGAAGCGACGCTGACGACGCCGCCGCCGACGGTGGCGGGCAATGCCTATGTGGCCCAGGCGGGGGAGGGGCGGGCCATGGCGGCCGGAGCTCCGTTCGGATCGGCGATCATCGGCGGCGACGACCTGTTCGTCGGCCATACCGAGGATGCGAACCCCGCCCTGGCCGTTCTGACCGGCCCGGCCGCGGCGCGCGATGCCGCCTTCGGCCATCTGTTCGATCCGACCGGGGTTGCGGAAGCGCGCGAACGGATGGCGGCGGGATCGACCGGCCCGATCGAGCTGGTGGCGCGCGCCCACCCCGACCGGATGCTGCACCTGTATGTCGCGCCCGAAGGCGACAAGCGCCGCGTCTGGCTGTTCGATGTCTCGGCCCAGAAGTCGATGGAGCTGCAGCTCTCGCAGGCCCAGAAGATGCAGGCCGTGGGCCAGCTGGCCGGCGGCGTGGCCCACGACTTCAACAATTTGCTGACCGCGATCCAGCTGCAGCTTTCCGAGTTGCTGGAACGGCACCCGGTCGGCGATCCGTCCTACGACGGCCTGAACCAGATCCGTCAGACCGGCATCCGAGCCGCCGACCTGGTGAGGAAGCTGCTGGCCTTCTCGCGCAAATCGACGGTGCGGCGCGAACGGCTGGATCTGGGCGAGCTGGTCGGAGAGTTCGCGGTCCTGCTGCGCCGCCTGCTGCGCGAGGATGTGCGGCTGGAGACCGACTATGGCCGCGATCTGCCGATCGTCCTGGCCGACAAGTCCCAGCTGGAGACCGCGGTGATGAACCTGGCCGTCAATGCCCGCGACGCCATGCGCGGCGTGGTCGAGCCCGGGGCCGGGGTGGTCACCATCCGCACCCTGCGCCTGTCGCAGGAGCAGGCGCGGACCCTGGGCTGGCGCGAGGCTCCGGCGGGCCACAGCGCCCTGATCGAGGTGTCCGACACCGGTCCCGGCGTGCCGCCCGAGCTGCTGGACAAGATCTTCGAGCCCTTCTTCACCACCAAGGCGGTCAATGAGGGCACCGGCATGGGCCTGGCGACCGTCTACGGCATCGTCCAGCAGGCCGGCGGCCATATCGGCGTCACGAACCTCGACGGGGCCGGGGCAGCCTTCCGAATCTTCCTGCCGGCCGCGACTGAACAGGAGCTGACCGAGGTCGCCCCCCTCGAAATCAAGATGAAGGCCGCGCCGCGCGACCTGTCCGGCAACGGCCGCATCCTGTTCGTCGAGGACGAGGCGGCCGTGCGCGGCATCGCCGCCAAGCTGTTGCGTCAACGTGGCTATGAGGTCATCGAGGCCGCCGACGGCGAGGAGGCCCTGATCCTGGCCGAGGAATGGGCCGGCCAGATCGACATGCTGATCAGCGACGTCATCATGCCGGGCCTGGACGGGCCGTCCCTGCTCAAGAAGGCGCGCCAATACCTGGGCGACGCGCCGGTGATGTTCATCTCGGGCTATGCCGAAAGCGACTTCTCGGACCTGCTGCAGGACGAGGTCGGGGTGTCCTTCCTGCCCAAGCCGCTGGACATCAAGACCCTGGCGGAACGGGTCAAGCAGGAGCTGAGGGGCTAG
- a CDS encoding acyltransferase family protein: MVWSAISTRNETPAISRGGWLDALRFIVASMIILHHFQAAGPVPLAEGLHPVFERGGFLLTNFFLIDSGYVLMRVYGPAVGRGAMSPADFFLKRLLRVYPAHLIMGLSLVALVLLSAVAGVAPRNPEWFAWDQLPAQLTLTQAFGIHGGLGWNAPSWSVSALLGCYVLFPYILIGLKRLGPWSALLAVVGLYLIANAATQAWLGFPVYQMPMKFGFFRALPLFILGMGLAVFTDRVWIAPRLARIVGISAAVGLAVVQAFDKNALISLTFISLIILAAGAIPVLKPSKLIERASVVSFSMFITNDVVRIAWFGVANLLIARYALSVPVQWSLWGGGVLAAFVFAFAFHSAIDQPVQRAIKTWMSRRRQGWRPVEVGAVVSQQG, translated from the coding sequence ATGGTCTGGAGCGCGATTTCGACCCGAAACGAGACACCCGCCATTTCAAGGGGGGGGTGGCTCGACGCCCTGCGCTTCATCGTGGCGTCGATGATTATCCTGCATCACTTCCAGGCGGCGGGACCTGTGCCCCTGGCAGAGGGTCTGCATCCGGTGTTCGAGCGGGGCGGATTCCTGCTGACCAACTTCTTTCTGATCGACAGCGGCTATGTGCTGATGCGGGTCTATGGCCCGGCCGTCGGGCGGGGCGCGATGTCGCCAGCCGACTTCTTCCTCAAACGCCTTCTGCGGGTCTATCCGGCCCATCTGATCATGGGGCTGTCGCTGGTCGCGCTGGTGCTCCTCAGCGCGGTCGCCGGCGTCGCGCCGCGCAATCCCGAGTGGTTCGCCTGGGACCAGCTGCCCGCGCAACTGACGCTGACTCAGGCGTTCGGGATTCATGGTGGACTGGGCTGGAACGCGCCCAGCTGGTCGGTCTCGGCCTTGCTCGGCTGCTATGTCCTGTTTCCCTACATCCTGATCGGCCTGAAGCGGCTGGGGCCCTGGTCGGCGCTGCTGGCGGTGGTGGGACTTTACCTGATCGCCAATGCCGCGACGCAGGCCTGGCTTGGTTTCCCGGTCTATCAGATGCCGATGAAGTTCGGCTTCTTCCGCGCCCTGCCGCTGTTCATCCTGGGCATGGGACTGGCCGTCTTTACTGACCGGGTCTGGATCGCGCCGCGCCTCGCCCGGATCGTTGGCATCTCGGCCGCGGTCGGGCTGGCTGTCGTTCAGGCTTTCGACAAGAACGCGCTCATCAGCCTCACCTTCATCTCGCTGATCATCCTGGCAGCAGGGGCGATCCCGGTGCTGAAGCCCTCGAAGCTGATCGAGCGGGCCAGCGTGGTGTCCTTCTCGATGTTCATCACCAACGACGTGGTGCGCATCGCCTGGTTCGGCGTGGCCAATCTCCTGATTGCCAGATACGCCCTGTCGGTGCCGGTCCAGTGGAGCCTGTGGGGTGGCGGTGTGCTGGCGGCCTTCGTCTTCGCCTTCGCCTTCCACTCGGCGATCGACCAGCCGGTCCAGCGTGCGATCAAGACCTGGATGTCGCGTCGTCGTCAGGGCTGGCGTCCGGTCGAAGTGGGCGCGGTTGTGTCGCAGCAAGGCTGA
- a CDS encoding iron-containing redox enzyme family protein, which produces MADGTRVDDQVADTLRKLAVVFADFEQRLEATPLIRKLTRGRFELADYQLFLINLRQQVKDGALWMSRAASNIGETHLELRSTLMRHAVTEHRDFRLLEADFVCSGGEVEVIRSAPKNVGSEAISAWMFHEASRPDPFGLLGAMFIIEGLGSIKAAPWGRLVKERLALPDEAVRFLLYHGENDAEHMREFEEMLRMVLPDAAVAERIVMTARVTARLYALQIEEIAA; this is translated from the coding sequence ATGGCGGACGGAACACGCGTGGACGACCAGGTCGCGGACACCCTGCGCAAGCTGGCTGTGGTCTTTGCCGACTTCGAACAGCGGCTGGAGGCGACGCCGCTGATCAGGAAGCTGACGCGCGGCCGGTTCGAGCTGGCCGACTATCAGCTGTTCCTGATCAATCTGCGCCAGCAGGTGAAGGACGGCGCATTGTGGATGAGCCGTGCAGCGTCGAACATCGGCGAAACGCATCTGGAGCTGCGCTCGACCCTGATGCGCCATGCGGTGACCGAGCATCGCGACTTTCGCCTGCTGGAGGCCGACTTCGTCTGTTCCGGAGGTGAGGTCGAGGTGATCCGCTCGGCCCCCAAGAACGTGGGTTCCGAGGCCATCTCGGCCTGGATGTTCCACGAGGCGTCCAGGCCCGATCCGTTCGGCCTGCTGGGAGCCATGTTCATCATCGAAGGGCTGGGCTCGATCAAGGCCGCGCCCTGGGGCCGACTGGTCAAGGAGCGGCTGGCGCTGCCGGACGAGGCGGTGCGGTTCCTGCTGTACCACGGCGAGAATGACGCGGAGCATATGCGCGAGTTCGAGGAGATGCTGCGGATGGTCCTGCCTGACGCCGCCGTGGCCGAGCGGATCGTCATGACGGCCCGGGTCACCGCCCGCCTGTATGCCCTGCAGATCGAGGAGATTGCCGCGTGA